In Luteitalea sp. TBR-22, one genomic interval encodes:
- a CDS encoding xanthine dehydrogenase family protein subunit M yields the protein MKPFAYVKAADEKQALAALGRERGKVLPLAGGMDLVSLLKDRIATPDRVVNVKGLDGTITATPDGGLRIGAAVRLVDLIAHATVSSQYAALAEAASETGTPQIRNLGTVGGNLMQRPRCWYFRNEEFPCLKKGGARCYSVDGENQFHAILGGGPCHIVHPSSLAVPLVAFGAKLRVVGPRGEKEVLAEEFYELPERNLYGETALRPDELLTHVILPPAKAMKSATYEVRFRSSHDWPIAFASVALALANGTVSDARVVLGAVAPIPWRSPEAEAALKGQPANEATAIKAAEAALAGATPMTQNAYKVQVARTAVKRAILHAAGVSA from the coding sequence GTGAAGCCGTTCGCTTACGTGAAGGCCGCAGACGAGAAGCAGGCGCTGGCGGCGCTCGGGCGCGAGCGCGGCAAGGTGCTGCCGCTGGCCGGCGGCATGGACCTGGTGTCGCTGCTGAAGGACCGCATCGCCACGCCCGACCGGGTGGTGAACGTGAAGGGCCTGGACGGCACCATCACGGCCACGCCGGACGGCGGCCTGCGCATCGGCGCGGCGGTGCGCCTGGTGGACCTGATCGCCCACGCCACGGTGTCGTCGCAGTACGCGGCGCTGGCCGAGGCCGCCAGCGAGACGGGCACGCCGCAGATCCGCAACCTCGGGACGGTGGGCGGCAACCTGATGCAGCGCCCGCGCTGCTGGTACTTCCGCAACGAGGAGTTCCCGTGCCTGAAGAAGGGCGGCGCGCGGTGCTACTCGGTGGACGGCGAGAACCAGTTCCACGCCATCCTCGGCGGCGGGCCGTGCCACATCGTGCACCCGTCGAGCCTCGCGGTGCCGCTGGTCGCCTTCGGCGCCAAGCTCCGCGTCGTCGGGCCGCGCGGCGAGAAGGAAGTGCTCGCCGAGGAGTTCTACGAGCTGCCCGAGCGCAACCTGTACGGCGAGACGGCGCTGCGGCCCGATGAACTGCTCACGCACGTCATCCTGCCGCCCGCGAAGGCGATGAAGAGCGCGACCTACGAGGTGCGCTTCAGGAGCTCGCACGACTGGCCGATCGCGTTTGCCAGCGTGGCGCTCGCCCTCGCCAACGGCACCGTGTCGGACGCGCGTGTCGTGCTCGGCGCAGTGGCGCCGATTCCCTGGCGCTCGCCGGAGGCCGAGGCAGCGCTGAAGGGACAGCCCGCCAACGAGGCGACGGCGATCAAGGCCGCCGAGGCGGCCCTGGCCGGCGCGACGCCCATGACCCAGAACGCATACAAGGTGCAGGTCGCCAGGACTGCCGTGAAGCGGGCGATCCTGCACGCGGCCGGCGTGTCGGCCTGA
- a CDS encoding CHRD domain-containing protein, giving the protein MRVVRALVLAAASTLVMGTSSDASTLLIANLTNDQENPPVVPTLSTGGPRPASFGRATFVLNDAMTSLTMSARIVNIDVTGTQTADTNDNLVAAHIHAGINLPPLNNGVVWGFFGAPFNDNNPNDVVVSPFSAGKVGGVITGKWDLLEGNNTNLTAQLPNIFAGRAYVNFHTAQFRGGEIRGQIAVPEPASMTLLGLALAGVVARRRMRR; this is encoded by the coding sequence ATGCGAGTGGTGCGAGCACTGGTGTTGGCGGCGGCCAGCACGCTGGTCATGGGCACGTCGAGCGACGCCTCGACGCTCCTGATCGCGAACCTGACCAACGACCAGGAGAACCCGCCGGTCGTGCCGACCCTCAGCACCGGTGGACCGCGGCCGGCGTCCTTCGGACGCGCGACCTTCGTGCTGAACGACGCCATGACGTCCCTGACCATGTCGGCCAGAATCGTCAACATCGACGTCACCGGCACGCAGACGGCCGACACCAACGACAACCTGGTGGCGGCGCACATCCACGCCGGCATCAACCTGCCGCCGCTGAACAACGGCGTCGTCTGGGGTTTCTTCGGGGCGCCGTTCAACGACAACAATCCGAACGACGTCGTGGTGTCCCCCTTTTCGGCCGGGAAGGTCGGCGGGGTGATTACCGGCAAGTGGGATCTGCTCGAGGGGAACAACACGAACCTCACGGCGCAGCTCCCGAACATCTTCGCGGGTCGTGCCTACGTCAACTTCCACACGGCGCAGTTCCGCGGTGGTGAGATTCGCGGCCAGATCGCCGTGCCCGAGCCCGCGTCGATGACCTTGCTCGGCCTCGCCCTGGCGGGCGTGGTGGCTCGTCGCCGCATGCGTCGCTAG